A window from Limanda limanda chromosome 14, fLimLim1.1, whole genome shotgun sequence encodes these proteins:
- the LOC133019825 gene encoding protein sprouty homolog 3, with translation MELDGLDLQQVPVLSLDQIRAIRANNDYVERPVALEPATQTGFFYAHEDRYPHGVYTHHPQHSFHSALPRSQSQQQHAHLSHLSRSSTISSSISRTSATSDQRLLAGLTPSHSGLGSVVRSQPKGELKPDTSFGKGLTEGEVELGLHQFICESCGRCKCQECCAPRRLPSCWACGQRCLCSAESAVEYVTCLCCVKGLFYHCSAQDDEDNCADRPCSCTAAHACARWGTMGLLALCLPCLCCYYPARLCLAMCQCAHDRATRPGCRCSNTNTVCRKISASNPNSGHPSLRSKALEKPL, from the coding sequence ATGGAGCTGGACGGGCTGGACCTCCAGCAGGTCCCGGTTCTGTCGCTCGACCAGATCCGTGCCATCCGGGCCAACAATGACTATGTGGAGCGGCCCGTGGCGCTGGAACCGGCGACCCAGACCGGATTTTTTTATGCCCATGAAGACCGTTACCCTCATGGAGTATACACGCATCACCCCCAGCACTCCTTCCACTCCGCCCTCCCCCGCAGCCAAAGTCAGCAGCAGCACGCTCACCTGTCCCACCTGAGCCGTTCCAGTACCATAAGCTCGTCCATTTCTCGGACCAGTGCCACGTCAGACCAGCGGCTTCTGGCAGGTCTGACGCCGTCTCACTCTGGGTTAGGCTCAGTGGTCCGTTCTCAACCCAAAGGAGAACTCAAACCCGATACTTCCTTCGGTAAAGGCCTGACGGAGGGCGAGGTCGAGCTCGGCCTTCATCAGTTCATCTGCGAGAGCTGCGGTCGCTGCAAGTGCCAAGAGTGCTGCGCCCCCCGCCGCCTGCCCTCCTGCTGGGCCTGTGGGCAGCGCTGCCTGTGCTCTGCTGAGAGCGCTGTGGAGTACGTCACTTGCTTGTGTTGCGTTAAAGGCTTGTTCTATCACTGCTCCGCCCAGGACGACGAGGACAACTGCGCCGACCGGCCCTGCTCCTGTACGGCAGCCCATGCCTGTGCCCGCTGGGGCACGATGGGGCTGCTGGCGCTCTGCCTTCCCTGCCTCTGCTGCTATTACCCCGCCAGGCTGTGCCTTGCCATGTGCCAGTGTGCCCACGACCGGGCCACGCGCCCCGGCTGCAGGTGCAGCAACACCAACACTGTGTGCCGCAAGATTTCTGCCTCTAACCCCAACTCTGGTCACCCCTCGCTCCGCAGCAAAGCACTGGAGAAGCCATTATGA